The Litoribrevibacter albus DNA segment TAATCCCCCGGTTTGTTAGCTTTGTTGAGGATTAACACGTGAGTAAAACGTCTGGCTTGAATGCTGCGATTAACCAATTGGACCAAGCGTTATTTTCTGCTGTGCAGGGCATTAATATTCTGGATGCCGTCGCGCCCTTAAACTATCGACAACAGAAAGAAGAATTCTTTTCCTCAAGCTATTCCGTCAATCCTCAGTTCAACTACGCGGATCATAGTCTGGACTTGTTTCAGAAGAAGCGAGATCTGTTTAATTTACCTATTGAACAGTTAAAAGACGATGCCTTGATGAGATTGTACAGCTCAGTCATTGAATCCTACGTCGACAAACTGGACCAATACAAAGCCATTGGAACGCCAGAATTCTTGTATGACTCGCTACGTTATTTTGGTGAGCCAACTGAGAAAGACATTGATAATGCGCGCTTTATTTTGCACTTGCCGGATGATATCGATCCAAGAGCTGATGTGTTATTTGATGCGGTTGAGATCCAACAGCGATTAGAAGACTTTGCCATCCATGAAGGTTATGAATATCAAATCAAGCTGGATGAATCCCTCATCGCCAATGCCTTGGTATCCGGCTTAACGGTGAAGATTAATACCAGTGCAATGGCGTCGGAAACGGAAATCAAAGCGTTGGCGCATCATGAACTAGGGGTTCATTTGGTAACGACCTTAAATGCACGGAGTCAGCCTTTGCAGATTTTGACGCTTGGGTCGCCGGTGAATACCACCACGCAAGAAGGTCTGGCTATCTTGTGTGAGTATTTGTCGGGGTGTTTAACATTGCCTCGTCTCAAAGTCTTGGCGTTACGTGTCGTAGCCGTGCAATCCATGCTTGAAGATAAAGAGTTTAAGAAGACCTTTGCATTACTGAAAGACAAATACCTGGTCGGTGACGATTTAGCCTTTACCATTACCGCGCGGGTCTATCGTGGCGGTGGCTTCACCAAAGATTATTTGTATCTTCAGGGGTTCCACCAAATGCTGCATGCTTATGAGAATCAAAGGGATTTTACTCATTTACTGGCCGGTAAAGTCTCTTTGGAGCAACTACCGATCATTAGTCAGTTGATTGAGAAAGAGTACCTTGTTGCTCCGCAATACATTAGCCCGGCCATTGCTTCACCTGAACCGTTGGATGACGTGCATAAGTTTATTGCTCATGCCATTAAATAAGCTTGGCAGTGCTTTTGTATCTTTGCCGCAGGTTATACGTTCATTTCTGCTCATCTTCAAACAATACAGGTTGAGGCCACAGAAAAGGCTTGCCTCTTCTTACGAATGGGTATAAAAGCTACCCATAACCCAAACGTTGTGGGAAGCCCAAACCGTCAGTCCTTGATGTGCCTAAGCATCACCCCACCATGGATTGACGTTTACTTAGCCTGTCGGCTGCTCGTGAATTCTCGATCAAGAATTTGCCCGACGCTGTGCTCAAAAGATTGGTTATGTATTGTGCTCAGGTGAGGTGCTGGATACCGCTTGCCTGACATCCTTCTATTGGTCGAAAGACTCTTTGTAAAGGTGAACACTGTGGGAATGCCTAAACATGCCCTGTTGGGTGATGATAACTCGACTGATGAAACGTTATTTGCTCGTATTGCTGAAGATATTGAACAACGAGGGTTCAGTATTAACCCTGTAGCCTTGCCGCCTTATTTGAACGAAGCCTTGCTGGCTCGTGTTCATGAAATGGGGGAAGAGAAATTCTCTGGAGCGGGCATTGGCCGTGGTGAAGACTATGTACAAAGCGAGTTTGTTCGTACCGATGAAATCTGCTGGATCAATGGCGAGTCCTTGGCTGGCAAACTCTGGTTAGAATGGACTGGTAAGCTCCAACACTATCTCAATCGACGACTGTTTTTGGGCTTGTTCTCTTTTGAAAGCCACTTTGCTCACTACGGTACCGGCGACTATTACAAACGTCATTTGGATGCCTTCAAAGGGGAAGCCAACCGGGTTTTATCGGTTGTGACCTACCTGAATTCCGGCTGGACAGCGGAAGACGGCGGTGAACTCGTGTTGTATCAAGATGAACAAGATCGAGAAGGCATTAAAGTGACTCCTCTAAACGGCACCGTAGTTGTGTTTTTGAGTGAGGAATTTCCTCATGAAGTATTGCCGGCGAGCCGAGACCGATACTCGATCGCGGGATGGTATCGTGTGAATACTTCCGTTGGTAACAAAATTGACCCGCCGGTTTAATCCCTAAGGATTTGTACAGGGAAGTGCTTAGTAGACCTTGGTAACTAGGCAGGGCTTTAGATCGTCACAAGTTCGCTGAACTTTAGGCATTGAGAAAAGCATAGACAATAAGAAAGAGGCTCGAAGCCTCTTTTTTATTGTTTCGATGATCTATCGAAATGGTATTTGGTGGAGGTGACTTAGCCAAAAATCGGCTTATGAGGGTGGTGCTGGCCGGTGCAAAGTGCTTCGGGTAAGTGCGTAGTTCAGCGCTATGTCTGGCCCTTCTGCTGGTCTAGCCAGTGCCGCCCTAATGCTGTTAAGCGAAGCGCTACTGCCGTGCGTAAGCGAATACTGCCAAAACTGCTCATGCGGGAAAAATCCTCACGGGCAATCGGTATATGCTGACGATCGATAGCAAGCTGATCGTCCTCATCAAGATCCGGGTCGTGCAAGTAAAAACAAAGGCTGTCCATGCCGGTGACAACAACCCAGTGCGGCGCTTTCTTTCCATCCAATCGGTAGGTGCTGATCAACAATAGTACGGCATAATCTGATTGCAGCCATGTTTCCACTTGCTCGGCGCTCACTTCATTGTGAGTCAGCACAACACCGTGTTCGGAGCACTGCTGTTCAAACTGCTGGTGAACATGAATCAGAATCTGTTTTTTTTGCTCTGACCGCACCCCATCAACGAACAGGGGTTCATCACTGTTGACCCAGACGCAGGATTCAAAACCCCTTCGACGGGCGGCTAATGCCAGGCCAAAGGGATGGCAGCCGCCTAATCCAGAGGTCATGAAAATGGTTGTTGCTTCTCGCCAAAGGTCGAGTTCCAGGCTCTGGCTGCATTCAATATTGGCTGTCAGACTGGCCATGGCCATCATCAACGCAGCCGGGCCGCATGTGAAGTCGGTCGTTTGTGAATACCAAGGCGTAGGTCGAATTAAACCATCGCTTGTTAGCGTGCGAATCTGTTTTTGCATACGTAACGCATCGCTGTGATCTTGGTAGTAATCGTCGTACTCGCCAAAAATCCGGTAGCCATTCTGTTGATAAAGCCTGATGGCAGGCAGATTGTTCTCGGCTACTTCAAGACGCATATATAATCGTCCTCGCTCGCGAGCGACGGCTTCAAGTTTTGCCAGTAGTTCAAGGCCAAGTCCCTGTCCTCGAGCATTGGGCGATACCGCCAGTGAGTAGAGCCGCGCCAGCCGAGTACCCCGGTGACACAAGATCAGGCCATAAGCGAGTAGGCCAACTGAATTGTCATCTTCGGCAACCCATAAGTTGCTATGGTCTGCCTGAATGTAGCGGCGGAAGCTGCGTTTACTGAGTCGGTCGGAAGGAAAACAAACCTCCTCTAATTCGACCAGTTGCGTCAGGTCATCCAGTTTTGCCGGTCGTAATCGGATACAGCTCATCATAGCGCTCCTGCCATCAGGGCTCGCGTTACCACTTGCCAGGTCTTAAACAGTACAGCTTGCTGCCAGAAGGGATCGGATGGACAAAAATGTTTGATCATCGCCAGTCGATGCTGCTGATAGTGCAGATCATCCTTGGCAGGATTGGGGTGGTCGCGCCAGAACAGGTGTTCGTTGATCAGTACCTCAAACAAGGCGTCAGTACCGTAACTGCCGAATTCCAGCGTGAGGAAGCATCCCCGTTGTTGCATCAGTTGGTGCCAGCGATAATCCAGCAGCCCGAGCTTGGGAACGGAGCAAGATTCACCTGTTTGGGTTTCTGCAACTGCCGGGCCGAATAACTGTTGTGCAAAGCGTGCACCTGCAGAGCCGGCCGGATGATCAGAAATTAACTCGCCATGAGCCCAGGGACCTAAACCGGAATGTACATCGATGACCACGAGCCTACGGCCTTCCAGTTTCCAGTGCGCTATTAATTCGTCAATGACCTGGTGACTAAAACTCGCTGATTGACCGCCGTAAAAGGGGGCCCATGCACAGTGATATTGGCCACCACTGAACAGTTGATCAAAGACGGTTTGTCCCATTTCCATCGCCAATGTTGCAAGTCGTTGCTTTCGTTGATCGGTTGAGGTCAGGGCTTCAAGCACTGAGTTGTAGCGCTTGTCTGGGCTGGGCAGATCCGTGAAATCTATAAAATTGCGGTTAAGGTCAACCCCTTGCTCATTGCAGCGCCGTGCCCAGTCCATCCCCCAAGGGTTTAGACTGTGTACCAGCAACATGGCAGTGTCAGATGGCAATGACATGTCTTGCTGATCTAGCCAATGCAGCAGAAAACTCTGAACGGCGCTGCCACAGTAGCCTTCAACGCCATGAGTGGCACTGAGTATGACTACTACGGTTTCGGCATCGTGGTTGCCGATCCAGCGAGTGTCGATACTCAGCTCAGCGTGTGCAGGCAATGCCCAGCTACGCGATGAGATTTGATTCACTGAGTGGCTGGCCATTTCGAGAAATAAAGTTCGGGCTGATAAGTAGTCAGATTGAAACCAGCTTCCGACCTTGGCCGAAGACAGTGCAAGCAGATTGCTCATCGTCCTCTGGCCTCCAGCCGTCGCAGGAATTCAGCCATGATCTGCATATAGAGTTCATCACCCAGGTATTTGTCTTCTACGCCGTGATCAATGCTCGGATTGTCGTTGACCTCCAGTACGTAGGCTTGACCATTGAGTTCTTTGATATCAATACCGTACAGCCCGTTGCCGACTACCGCTGCCGCACGATGAGCCGCTTCCAGCACTTTGCGGGGCACTTCGAATGTGGGCAGAGAATCAAAACCGCCGGAGAAGTTGCGCTTCGAGCTGTGATTGTAAATCTGCCAGTGGTTACGAGCCATGTAGTATCGGCAGGCATATAAGGCCCGACCGTTGAGCATGCCGATCCGCCAGTCATAGTCAGTAAACATGTACTCTTGAGCGAGCACCAGCGCACTCTCTTCAAGCAGGTTCGTCAGTACTTGTTGTAGCTGAGGGCGATCCTTAATCTTAAATACGCCACGAGAGAAAGATCCCTCCGGCATTTTCAGAATCAGTGGATAGCCGAAGTTGGTTTCAAGCTGATCCAGTGTAGTAGGCTCTGTATCGCTGATAAAAACAGTTTTAAGACTGGGCACCTGCTTGTAGTTGAACGCGTCATGCAAAAATACCTTGTTGCAGCAGCGTAAAATGGAGTCTGGGTCATCCATTACGACGAGTCCGCGTTTTTCTGCCGCGCAGGCCAAGCGGTAGGTTATGTGATCAATGGCTGTGGTTTCACGCAAAAACAGAGCGTCGTAACGATCAATATCGTGAAGATCTG contains these protein-coding regions:
- a CDS encoding flavohemoglobin expression-modulating QEGLA motif protein; the encoded protein is MSKTSGLNAAINQLDQALFSAVQGINILDAVAPLNYRQQKEEFFSSSYSVNPQFNYADHSLDLFQKKRDLFNLPIEQLKDDALMRLYSSVIESYVDKLDQYKAIGTPEFLYDSLRYFGEPTEKDIDNARFILHLPDDIDPRADVLFDAVEIQQRLEDFAIHEGYEYQIKLDESLIANALVSGLTVKINTSAMASETEIKALAHHELGVHLVTTLNARSQPLQILTLGSPVNTTTQEGLAILCEYLSGCLTLPRLKVLALRVVAVQSMLEDKEFKKTFALLKDKYLVGDDLAFTITARVYRGGGFTKDYLYLQGFHQMLHAYENQRDFTHLLAGKVSLEQLPIISQLIEKEYLVAPQYISPAIASPEPLDDVHKFIAHAIK
- a CDS encoding 2OG-Fe(II) oxygenase — protein: MPKHALLGDDNSTDETLFARIAEDIEQRGFSINPVALPPYLNEALLARVHEMGEEKFSGAGIGRGEDYVQSEFVRTDEICWINGESLAGKLWLEWTGKLQHYLNRRLFLGLFSFESHFAHYGTGDYYKRHLDAFKGEANRVLSVVTYLNSGWTAEDGGELVLYQDEQDREGIKVTPLNGTVVVFLSEEFPHEVLPASRDRYSIAGWYRVNTSVGNKIDPPV
- a CDS encoding GNAT family N-acetyltransferase/peptidase C39 family protein, with the translated sequence MMSCIRLRPAKLDDLTQLVELEEVCFPSDRLSKRSFRRYIQADHSNLWVAEDDNSVGLLAYGLILCHRGTRLARLYSLAVSPNARGQGLGLELLAKLEAVARERGRLYMRLEVAENNLPAIRLYQQNGYRIFGEYDDYYQDHSDALRMQKQIRTLTSDGLIRPTPWYSQTTDFTCGPAALMMAMASLTANIECSQSLELDLWREATTIFMTSGLGGCHPFGLALAARRRGFESCVWVNSDEPLFVDGVRSEQKKQILIHVHQQFEQQCSEHGVVLTHNEVSAEQVETWLQSDYAVLLLISTYRLDGKKAPHWVVVTGMDSLCFYLHDPDLDEDDQLAIDRQHIPIAREDFSRMSSFGSIRLRTAVALRLTALGRHWLDQQKGQT
- a CDS encoding DUF2817 domain-containing protein; translated protein: MSNLLALSSAKVGSWFQSDYLSARTLFLEMASHSVNQISSRSWALPAHAELSIDTRWIGNHDAETVVVILSATHGVEGYCGSAVQSFLLHWLDQQDMSLPSDTAMLLVHSLNPWGMDWARRCNEQGVDLNRNFIDFTDLPSPDKRYNSVLEALTSTDQRKQRLATLAMEMGQTVFDQLFSGGQYHCAWAPFYGGQSASFSHQVIDELIAHWKLEGRRLVVIDVHSGLGPWAHGELISDHPAGSAGARFAQQLFGPAVAETQTGESCSVPKLGLLDYRWHQLMQQRGCFLTLEFGSYGTDALFEVLINEHLFWRDHPNPAKDDLHYQQHRLAMIKHFCPSDPFWQQAVLFKTWQVVTRALMAGAL
- a CDS encoding RimK family protein translates to MEKTLFVVDHEAALTLASNNTVTFATYLNDYPKRNQTKLRVINLCDTDRYLSQGYYCSLLAEARQHQVLPSIKTINALNNEAAEEFWVNETLASADSLEGDELEILVCMGEVQNSLYQKLASSIFQEYPSPLLTLHVLPDQTGARITIKRPIWMELSDLQHQFCRDVFDRYDVQRWRKKGGRKNHRWEMAILVNPEEQVPPSNRGALSRFVKAGDKHGIQVNLVTAADLHDIDRYDALFLRETTAIDHITYRLACAAEKRGLVVMDDPDSILRCCNKVFLHDAFNYKQVPSLKTVFISDTEPTTLDQLETNFGYPLILKMPEGSFSRGVFKIKDRPQLQQVLTNLLEESALVLAQEYMFTDYDWRIGMLNGRALYACRYYMARNHWQIYNHSSKRNFSGGFDSLPTFEVPRKVLEAAHRAAAVVGNGLYGIDIKELNGQAYVLEVNDNPSIDHGVEDKYLGDELYMQIMAEFLRRLEARGR